Within Trichoderma atroviride chromosome 2, complete sequence, the genomic segment TGTATTTCTTTAACGCATCGCGATAGGTCGAACGATGCCGGGCATAGGTCAAGATAACACCGTTAGCCGGTCTTTGTCCGATACACCAAATGAAGCCTCTGGGAGAGCCGCCAGAGCCCTTCCGAACAGCCCTTTGGGGTCTGTACAAGGAACCGCCTCGCTACCGAATATTGTAACCTTTGCACATGCGGATAGCTTCGGAAGCAGAACAAGCCAGCGTGCATTTGGTCCAGAGTCCCCCCGAACAGCAGATGCGGGCCGGCGAAGCCTTTCGTACGCTTTGCGACAAGAAGCAGATGTTTACTACGACTCGCGAGCGGCAACACACGATGAATGGAAACGACGGGACCGAACGCTACAAGACTATTATGGGAATAATCCTCAGCTCTTGCCGCAGCTGCCTTTCACGTGGCATCATGGATGGAAGCGCTGGAGACTCTTTGTTTTTGCGATTCTGGTGTTTATCGATGGTTCTCTAATACCCATCGTGCTGTACTATGCCATGCGATATGCCGGCCATGTCCAAGGCTGGATCATCTTCGCCGTGGTCACGAGTATTTGGGGCGGTCCAACGTACATCGAATTTGGCATCAGAACCTGGCGGCtcatgaagaaggagagattCTATCGTCCACTGGGCACGAATAGCCGCTGGTGCTTCGATACACTGAACTGGGCATCGGTGCTTACCATCACCGCCGTTACGGCGCTCTTCATCGTGGGCAGTGCGCCGCATATAGTTTGGCTGAGAGTTCTCTGCatgccagcaccagccatTCTGTAcagccttggcggcgtcCTCGGTCTCATCACGCTGTTCAACTATATGAACTGGCCTGCCCCGTTCCGCCTCAGTTCCACTGGGAAAGGCGAAAAGGTATGATTGCAATGACTCTTTCCCTTGCCTCCTTAGTAGTCGGCGTCTTATATTAacattctctttcttcttcaaacagGTCCTGCCGGGAGTGTACTATTTTATTGAAGATGTCGTTGCCGTCAATGCCGGAGCCGGTAGACCATACCGAGAAGCTTTTGCGGCCCGTTACAATGCCAGCCCCCGCTTCCGGCAAATGCTGTTCAAGCAATCTGTATTCTGGTCCGTGCCTGCGCTTCTGTTGGCCGGCGCCCTCACCGTTATTGCCGTCGTACATGAAGTTCCAGCCACTGTTGCGTACGGAGTATGCTGGGCCGTGCCATTCATATGGTGTGCGGTCTGGGGCTGGATTACAGTCATCTGGTGCAAGCGAGATATGGTCCGCGAGAGAGTGGAGTGGGAAGAGAAATACCCTACTGAGAAACATGAAACTGCAACAAACAATATCCCCTTAGCGACGGTTTAACTGTATTTATGAagcttgtttattttttacaCATGAAGTTTGCTTTCCTTCAGCGACTTTGCATCTCTTTGCCGCACCTAACCCATACGTCGTTGGCGGTGATTGCTGTGCTAATAATCATGGCCAGTGCGATCACTGCAGGATGAGTTTCAATCaagccaacagcagcggcTGGAAGGAGAATGTCCATGGTGGTTGCTACGAGCTTCAGTATCAGCGAAGGAACAGCCTCCTTGGGTTCTGTCGCTCCGCTCTGCGATGCCACTTGATCCCCAGATCCATCGCCATTCTCCCTTAATGGTCCATCTCCCTTCTGATGTTCGCTGTTCTCACTGGAGATGTTCTCTTTGGAGTTGTGGTTGGATGATGCATGCGGGGCCGGCTGTTTGCCAAGACAGCGCAGCAGTGCGATACTGGAGCGAAACAGCGAGATGCATAAAGCGATGAGCCAAAAGACCTGAGCTTGATAATTCAAGTTATCAGTCTGCTCTGCGCCGAAAATCTTCAGATGGTCTACTTCTAGCAGGTCGAGCAGGGTCACTGATTCGAGCATGCCATACAGCCCCAGGCATGTTTTGCCGAGCACATCGAGTAATGTCTCGAAGTCCAATACCTGGGAAGAGTACAAATCCCATCCCAATTGGAATTGCTCAAGGAACCGAACAAATCGCAGGAGACGCCTGGTTacgttgatcttggcccGCAGTTCCAGAAATGACGTTGACGGTGGAAACTTGGTTGACGTTAGAGGCAGCaatgcggctgctgcagagaagcgaTATGTGGCGAAGAGAGAGACTAAAGCCTGGACGAAGCGTAATGATCGCTCGATTCCGGCTTGGCAGGCGTCAGCATTGTTTGGAGACCTGGTTACATGATTTCCTGTTCAATGTGCTGATTTCCCACGCTAAGTGGCCTGGGGATGCAACACACCATTATCAGTCCCGAAGGCAATAAATTGGCGCAGGAGTGCCATATTCACAGCACTAATATTCACGCAGCAATTGCGTGCGCTGCGACTTAAGGCGAAAGCAAAAATGCCGTATCaaaaaaatgaaatgaaagaaaaaaaattaaataaaaaaagcaatagATTTTGAATGAAGATACAGGCAGGGTAGGCGGCTACCCAGTGTTTGAGCGATAATTGAGGAGGAATATTGGTAGTATAATGATTTGATGACGGGTTAATATACCTTAGCAGTATGGAATACAACTACGACTCACTAATTTAGGGGCTTCTGCAAGTTAACAATGAGACTAGAAGCCGTTTTTTGTTCTCCATCTTGTCAGGCACCAAGTGAATATTACCCACACAGTTGGTTCGGTGTGCCAGCTTAGAGGCGTGCATGCCAACCCAATATTTTCTCAACAGCCACCGCCTCAGAGTGTCCCTCCATCTCTTATTGGTATTTGTTTCGGAGATAAAACTAGTCACAGTCAAGACTTCGAAAAACCTAGAAGCTCTCTATTGTAACACCAAAATGATATAGCCAATGCTGCCAAAATCTTCGTTTCTTCTGCACGGTGCAGGGTAGCAAGCAGCCATAGCAAGGCAGAAGCGAGGCCTGATGGACACCCACAATTGCTCGCGCATCATCAACCCATGGGCAAATTCTTAAACT encodes:
- a CDS encoding uncharacterized protein (EggNog:ENOG41~TransMembrane:6 (i135-157o163-186i207-230o236-262i327-347o353-377i)): MPGIGQDNTVSRSLSDTPNEASGRAARALPNSPLGSVQGTASLPNIVTFAHADSFGSRTSQRAFGPESPRTADAGRRSLSYALRQEADVYYDSRAATHDEWKRRDRTLQDYYGNNPQLLPQLPFTWHHGWKRWRLFVFAILVFIDGSLIPIVLYYAMRYAGHVQGWIIFAVVTSIWGGPTYIEFGIRTWRLMKKERFYRPLGTNSRWCFDTLNWASVLTITAVTALFIVGSAPHIVWLRVLCMPAPAILYSLGGVLGLITLFNYMNWPAPFRLSSTGKGEKVLPGVYYFIEDVVAVNAGAGRPYREAFAARYNASPRFRQMLFKQSVFWSVPALLLAGALTVIAVVHEVPATVAYGVCWAVPFIWCAVWGWITVIWCKRDMVRERVEWEEKYPTEKHETATNNIPLATV
- a CDS encoding uncharacterized protein (EggNog:ENOG41~TransMembrane:4 (i21-43o142-163i222-243o249-267i)), which codes for MALLRQFIAFGTDNAGIERSLRFVQALVSLFATYRFSAAAALLPLTSTKFPPSTSFLELRAKINVTRRLLRFVRFLEQFQLGWDLYSSQVLDFETLLDVLGKTCLGLYGMLESVTLLDLLEVDHLKIFGAEQTDNLNYQAQVFWLIALCISLFRSSIALLRCLGKQPAPHASSNHNSKENISSENSEHQKGDGPLRENGDGSGDQVASQSGATEPKEAVPSLILKLVATTMDILLPAAAVGLIETHPAVIALAMIISTAITANDVWVRCGKEMQSR